CAGAGTTTAACAATACTATTCTATCACCAGCTTTGCTGTAGCCACCTGATCGCTATCCGATGCCGCAAGTCTTACAATATACAATCCTCTGTTCAAACCACTGAGATTAATACGGGCTTCCTGTCCGTTCAAGGCACCTTCAAACACTTGTTCACCCAGCAGATTAAAAATCCTGATCTCATAATCCGTATTGCTTTGCCGGTGGATCATAAACACTTCCCTTCCGGGATTTGGGTAAATGGTAAATCCCTGCCCCGAATTAATTTCATCAATTCCTACAGGAAGAACATCGATATAATCGGT
The window above is part of the Bacteroidota bacterium genome. Proteins encoded here:
- a CDS encoding T9SS type A sorting domain-containing protein, which translates into the protein LRTNYISVDYPPVADFEADQTTIFQFEFVTFTDLSTGNPTSWTWTFEGGDPAGSNIQQPGEVTYEVNGVYDVTLTVSNDYGQSTETKTDYIDVLPVGIDEINSGQGFTIYPNPGREVFMIHRQSNTDYEIRIFNLLGEQVFEGALNGQEARINLSGLNRGLYIVRLAASDSDQVATAKLVIE